From the genome of Treponema denticola:
CGGGTTTGAAATCTCGATAACCGAAGCTTCATCTATACACATTCTTTCAATATAGTCTTTTTTGGAGCCCAAATAGTTAAAAATCATTTCCTGATAGCCCATGCCTGTCATAAGCCCTTTTATTTTTCGGCTTAGCATTGTTGCAGGCAAAAGTCGTCCGATTGTAAATTCGTTGGGTGTTTCGGGCGTAAAGAAATTAACGGTTTTCCCCATCATTACGTCTTCGATTATGTCCACTTCATGAAGAAAATCGTTGCGGTAGGGGGATGGTTTCAGCCTAATCTTATTTCCCGAAATTTCGGTTTCCGAGTCCATGCGTTTTAGGGCCTCGGCAATTTCTTCCGCCTTAAAAGAGGATCCTAGAAGCTTGTTGACGGCTTCCACTGAAGTTTCTGCATTTTCTTGAAAATAAAACGGGGTAGTAACGGTTTTTCCGTATCCTGTTTCATAAGGATGCTCTATTTTAACGGGTAGAATCGTATATCCGCAGTCGGCAAAGTCGCATGCGACTATATTTGCTGAAAGCAAAATGCTCGTCATATCCGTGCCGGTAAATTCTACAAAAAGATCGGTGTCTCCTGCTTGGACTGCCCCTATCTTAGCACTGTTTATAACGGGAGGCATCGAAAGGACTTCTCCGTTTGCATCCTTCAAAAGAGGGAAAAGCTTTTTGTCTTCAAGCAATGAGGCATACTCGATTCCCTTGGGGTGTTCCTTTAGGATTTTGCGGCATAAAAGAGGCTTTTCCATATCGAGCGGAGTAAACTCGGTTTTGTCGGGATCTACTGCCGTATATTCGATTGGCCATTTTATAAGCTTTGAGCGGTAAACGCCCATAGAAACGGTTTTTCCTTTTCTTCCGAAGTTGCGGCAAAGTTTTTCCTGTG
Proteins encoded in this window:
- the pheT gene encoding phenylalanine--tRNA ligase subunit beta, translating into MPKIEVNESLFFNMLGAELEAELGAKQNYDKLEEILTSAKAELDEKPDTSLPEKERIIKIELNDTNRPDLWSTAGLARLLRIHAGGKSNTKSYQSFLSSKEKTQDSDERRLKVSPELKEIRPFAAGFVISGKPIDELMLADIIQTQEKLCRNFGRKGKTVSMGVYRSKLIKWPIEYTAVDPDKTEFTPLDMEKPLLCRKILKEHPKGIEYASLLEDKKLFPLLKDANGEVLSMPPVINSAKIGAVQAGDTDLFVEFTGTDMTSILLSANIVACDFADCGYTILPVKIEHPYETGYGKTVTTPFYFQENAETSVEAVNKLLGSSFKAEEIAEALKRMDSETEISGNKIRLKPSPYRNDFLHEVDIIEDVMMGKTVNFFTPETPNEFTIGRLLPATMLSRKIKGLMTGMGYQEMIFNYLGSKKDYIERMCIDEASVIEISNPMSENYQFVRNSILPSLLNAEMGSANAVYPHKIFETGKIAFFDGTDSTGTRTAQSLGFLTAEQNANFNTAASEAANLLYYLGIEYKVCETDDPRFIPGRQAGLLYNGEQIGIFGEVHPQVLENWDINIPCFAGELNIEKILKRQN